One genomic window of Onychomys torridus chromosome 19, mOncTor1.1, whole genome shotgun sequence includes the following:
- the Nmbr gene encoding neuromedin-B receptor, with amino-acid sequence MPPSSLSNLSLPSEANESEVVPEVWEKDFLPGSDGITAELVIRCVIPSLYLIIITVGLLGNIMLVKIFLTNSAMRSVPNIFISNLAAGDLLLLLTCVPVDASRYFFDEWVFGKLGCKLIPAIQLTSVGVSVFTLTALSADRYRAIVNPMDMQTSGVVLWTSVKAVGIWVVSVLLAVPEAVFSEIAQIGSLENNSFTACIPYPQTDELHPKIHSILIFLVYFLIPLVIISIYYYHIAKTLIKSAHNLPGEYNEHTRKQMETRKRLAKIVLVFVACFVFCWFPNHVLYLYRSFNYKEIDPSLGHMIVTLVARVLSFSNSCVNPFALYLLSESFRKRFNSQLCCRAKSYAERSTSYLLSSSAVRMTSLKSNTKNVVTSSVLLNGHSTKQEIAL; translated from the exons ATGCCCCCCAGCTCTCTTTCCAACCTCTCCTTGCCCTCGGAGGCGAACGAGAGCGAGGTGGTTCCTGAGGTGTGGGAAAAAGATTTCCTCCCCGGCTCGGATGGGATCACTGCAGAGTTGGTGATCCGCTGTGTGATCCCATCCCTCTACCTAATCATCATTACGGTGGGCTTGCTGGGCAACATCATGCTTGTGAAGATATTCCTCACCAACAGCGCCATGAGGAGCGTCCCCAACATCTTCATCTCTAACCTGGCGGCTGGggacctgctgctgctgctgacctgCGTTCCAGTGGACGCCTCCCGCTACTTTTTTGATGAGTGGGTGTTCGGCAAGCTGGGCTGCAAACTCATCCCCGCCATCCAGCTCACCTCGGTGGGGGTTTCTGTATTCACGCTCACCGCCCTCAGCGCAGACAG GTACAGAGCTATCGTGAATCCCATGGACATGCAGACTTCTGGCGTGGTGCTGTGGACCAGTGTGAAGGCTGTGGGCATCTGGGTAGTCTCCGTGTTGTTGGCTGTCCCTGAAGCTGTGTTTTCGGAAATAGCACAAATTGGTAGCTTGGAAAACAACAGTTTCACAGCATGCATACCCTACCCGCAAACGGATGAGTTACATCCAAAGATTCACTCCATACTCATTTTTCTTGTCTATTTCCTCATACCTCTTGTTATTATCAGCATTTATTATTACCACATTGCAAAGACTTTAATTAAAAGTGCACACAATCTTCCGGGAGAATACAATGAACATACCAGAAAGCAG ATGGAGACGCGCAAACGCCTGGCCAAGATTGTGCTCGTCTTCGTGGCCTGCTTCGTCTTCTGCTGGTTTCCCAACCACGTGCTCTACTTGTACAGGTCTTTCAACTACAAGGAGATCGACCCTTCTCTGGGTCACATGATTGTCACCTTAGTGGCCCGGGTTCTGAGTTTCAGCAATTCCTGTGTCAATCCCTTTGCCCTTTACCTGCTCAGCGAAAGCTTCCGGAAGCGCTTCAACAGCCAGCTCTGCTGCAGGGCGAAGTCCTATGCAGAGAGGTCAACCAGCTACCTTCTCAGCTCCTCAGCCGTGAGAATGACTTCTCTGAAGAGCAACACAAAGAACGTGGTGACGAGTTCTGtcctgctaaatggacatagcacGAAGCAGGAAATAGCACTGTGA